attatgcttTCTAACAAAGTTGAAAGATCGAAAaagggttatttttattttacaagcaattcacccccctcctgCTGGCTGCATCGGGACCAACACTAAGATATTGAAAACCGAGTCCAGAGAGATTCGATCAGTACTTTGAGTCGATCGTACATATGCTTGAAGACTTGCCCCTGAAGTGAGAACCTGAGATCTAGAAGTTTGGCTAAGTTTATAAGAAGAATTGCTTTTCTATATGTACAAGTGGTTGGCATGCTGAGTTGTATAAACCTGACCAGAGTTATTACCGACTGGCTATATGAAGGAGGACTGACATGTGAGAAAGCCCATAGGATCGACCGATAATGGTGTCAACCAGTCATATGCTGAAAGACTTGTACTGAGTGGGAAGCTGGGTCCCCTTACTCCAGCTAGACGTATGACCGGCCAGATCTATGGTAGGTCAAATATCCTTTAATCTTGATTAGTTATCAAATGATCAGATATATTATAGATGTCTTAACATAGAAATGGAGCACTAAGTACCCTAGGTCCGACTGGCTCATAGGTCAACCATCCTTGTAGTAAAGGCCTTAACGCTGGGTGAAAAGCAAAGCCCCGTGGAGAATGACACACTGGCTACCACGCCTCCTTAACTTTGACTGTCataccaccttgactttgactggcACGTCATACATAGGTTCGCCCTTAACATCCCGTATCATTACTAAAACTTAAGtgtcataaaaaaataaactataaggGCATTTATGTATGCCCTTAAAGACCATTATTCTTGTAGTGAGTGTTgtctttgacaaaaaaaaaatactaatagatAATAGTTATTTGAAAAGGTATTGTCTTTTATAAGAAAAACAACATAGACAACGATTTTCACTAAAAGTGTTGTAAAaaaaaagacaatgctttttagaAAAAAACATTATCTTTTAAGTATCGTGtatgagtttttttttcttgtagtggtttaAGTTTAgcatggtttattttttatgaacttgagcttggttcaaacttaatttgagcttggttcatttagatattatcgagctctcaattcaagcttagcttgagcttagtttgtttaaatgttatcaagctctcaattcaaaattatttgattatttaaaatttttacttgtttggttcgttattgagtttgataatttaaacttatttattcattttaaaggttttttttattaatttagtattttgataagagttttattaatgacaTGGTTTacaaatattgttcatgaacgttgttcacgaatgttgttcatgaacattaatgagttgaacacatatgtgtccaagcttgtttatttagcttaatgagttgttcaagtttgttaatttaatttaattgatattgtgtgtattgaacgaacataaataaattttcttaccaagtCAAATATCAAATTTATTCACGAACGTacagttcatttacaaccctattttCAAGTagtcttttaagaattttaccaaACTCTAGAAGATTGTAGAAAGATCTAGAGAATTCTAGATCCTTCCATAGGCATATGCACTCCATGTGTTTTTGTTTTGGCATGAAACACTAAATACTAGCTGAATTGCTGCCGATTAGTTATCGCAAAAATTCCACTGGCTACTCACGTGGCTTGATCAAGTCTTCCATCAGTTGCATTATTTAAGTGGTTTCTTGGGCTGCCACACTCTACTTTTCTAGTGGATATAAGGACTTACGGGTTGTCTCTCGTTGCACCACAATATTATTCCTGATATAATTTAAAGATTAGATCACCTCGTGTCATGATCACCAACGTAACATAATCGACATTACAGTAGCCAAATCATCTAGTATTCAAGTTTCTTTTGGTTCAAAAAAGACTTGAGGAAGTAATTAAGGTGCATGGCAAGTAGAGAGAAGCTTATTACTGATGAGCTTTCATATAGTGTCGAATGGAAATCATCTCTTGTTCTGGAAGCCGGAAGGGGTCGAGCTAGCAGCCAATTAGAATATTCTTGCCTCTTGATTTAACGTCACATTTCACTGACTGCATGGATGGATGGGCACCACTCCACCTACCCTTTCCCTTTCATTAGCTCCGTCTACTTTTAGTGATCGATCATCTTGGCAAGTTGCTTGCTTTTCTTGATGAATAATTAAGTTGGTGCGGGTTTTCACTGTAAAACAGGCCCTCCGACAAGGAGGAGTATAGCCTCCTATCTTCCTTTCTTTCTATTATCCTTGGGGATGCTTTTAGCTCATAGGGTCCATGCTTGAGGGCGAGCTTTGGGGATCACAGAGGGAGTGGCCAAGGACCGTCATCCATTTGGATTTTAGATTCTTCAATATCTGATATCTCACAGAGGCAATGCTCAATCTCTGCAGTCTCATTCAACAAATTATCCTTGTCTTATATCGGGCCCTTGAACGCTGGAGGTGCCCATTTAAATAGTTGTCACTTTCACATCTCAGTTACCAACTTGGCTTAATTGGGACAAGAATTCATCATTGGAAAGGTATCCACTTGATCCTTGGCAGAATTCCTTCCTTTCCAAATGTATTTACTtcccaaattcaaaattcatcaaTCCAAAATAAGtgtaatttgatatatatatagcACTTTGGAAATTAAACAGCTAATCACCAATCCAAAATTCATATATAGTTTGATCGCCAATTATTCGATGGATTGACAAGCTTGTAGCAGCAGCCCTGGGACCAGCCATGCATTAGCACTTTTGCCTTAACCCAACATAATTCTTATAAGCTAGGCTCATTATTGAGGCAGCCACAGTCCACACGTTTAGTGAGTGGCGAATCTAAGAAGATAAACAGATCCTGCGTTGTTTAGCATGGAAGGGAGCTGTCAAGACATATATCGTcgttactctctctctctctcctgtcGTGGAGGACCGTAGAAACAAGTATTCGCACGTGTTGTTATGTACTATGTGCAAAATACATCACAGGTTACTTGACTCAATATAAAGAGCCACTATATTTACCttcatttcaaataattttagagGGATCTCAAACATGATTTATTTCCTTTTACAGAAAACAGACGTGTAGCTGGCCCCGTATAAAAAGATTATCAATCAACTTTTGAGGACCACTATAAGTGAACATGCATGAGCCTTTTCACGTGGCCTAGAGAGATGGAAACGGGACAGCTCCCTCTCTGCACGGGGCTGGTCCACGTGAACAGGGCGTTCGAGGCTTGTGCCCGATGCGTGGGGGGCGGCAGCGGCCGCTACTCCACGGGATTTAGTTATGTCAGCGCAGCTTTAGCTATTGTCACTATAGtccgatttttatttttattttttaaaggaaaaaaaaagaatattaaaagataCACGAAATAGTGAAAGAGATAAGGTATTAAGTATATATccgataattctttttaaaaaaaattatgctcAACCAACGGCCGATGACAGAGAtatataacttagttaattaaattGGATTATCCAGACACGGTGCTGCACCACATCCACATGTCTCTTGATATATGATCAAGTTTTAATTATAAAGAAAAATGATGCCCCTAAACGATCCCGGACCACTTCGGGTATAATGAGTTTTGATACGAGTGCATatgtaaattaaataattaatatccTCTGCAAAGGTAATAATAATTAAAGGCAGCACTTtacttattttaaatttataaaagcgCATAGATATTTTTACAGATTTCTCAGAATGCCTTTTCATCCAATCAGCTTTGCCCAATTTATAAAAGCGCATAGATATTAACTAAGTGATTCTAGGGAATTATTCCTCAAACGCAGTTAGTTAAAGTGATTAATCTCTCAGGGACGCGCGCGGCGGCCTTGCTGCAGTCTGGAACAATCTAGAAGCGCTCTCCTCCCTCCCTGCTAAAATCTTGGAGGAAATTTTGCCAATAGATCCTGCAGATTCCCTCTATCTGAGCACGTTGCCCTTTCCCGCCCGATCTTCGCCGTCAAAATTGTTAATTAGACACGCATCAGCCGTCTTCGGGAGCAGCTAGCGTAATCCTTAATCTGTGCACCGGAACAGCGACAGTTTGAATACGAGGCTCCTCGTCCTCACACGCGATAATAAAAGATAAATATGTTCGTCAATTCATTTTAGGTTTAACatgaaaaagataaatcatgACGACTGAGACCATTGGTTCATATTCCCAGCTTCAACTTCCTAAAATAGAAATTTTCTTCTGCAGGCTCAAAATCAGCCCTcgataatttaattcaaattgtGCGAATGGAAGCAAGAGGTCCGCATTCCAACTGCAGGGCCCCACCCTACAAATGTGAACCTGCCACGGAATCCTCTTGGGGCCCACCTTAGCCACACAGCTTCCTGCTCACGCTAGTTAATCACTGCCTTAGTCACGTGCACGCCCACCGGTATATATAATAAACGGAAACGCCTCCTGATCCAGTATCACCACTCCCACTGAGCTTTCcggcgatcgatcgatcgatcgatcggtcgGTAGTAGAGTGATCATCTGCATCGGTCGTTATGTCGGGAGTGTGGGTGTTCAAGAACGGGGTGGTGCGGCTGGAGAACCCCGGGGGCAGTGGAGAGGGAAgcagcggaggaggaggaggcagcAGTCGGCGGCGGAAGGTGTTGGTCCACCTGCCGACGGAGGAGGTGATTTCGTCGCACGAGGTTCTGGAGAGGTATCTGAGGGAGCTCGGGTGGGAGCACTACCCCAGCACGCCCGAACTCATCCAGTACCACCGGCGCTCCTCCGTCCACCTCATCTCCCTCCCCAGGGACTTCTCCCGCGTCTCCTCCGTCCACATGTACGACATTGTCGTCAAGTGCAGGAACGTCTTCGAGGTGCGTGATGCATGAGAGCCTGCAGGGCTACTTATCGATTACTTTCCCAGTAAAGGTTATTTTGTACATTAGCTGTGCTCGATCGATCTCTGAATTAACTACTCTTGTAGTCTAGCTAGTTCGAGTGCTTTAATGGAGATGATCGATTGCTTCAATGGTACAGTGTTGGTTGGCCGTTTAACATCTCAATATATTAGTCCGTTTGCCACAGGACAACTAAGAAGACTACCCTCTAATAGTTGAGTTATCCCGCTAATGGTTAGATTTCAATTCCTAGTTATGCTCGTTTTAAATCTTATGTGTTAATTTATTACCAGAGGGATAATTATATGCCATGTAGTTATTATACATATataaatgttaaatatatgatcaGTAATTGTTTAGTGTAATGGTTAGTgactaaatataaatataaatatgaaagaCTTTTAGCTAAAAGTAAAGTTTAAACTTGTTTAATTAATAACATCGTTAGGAGGATGCCTAATATAATATATTATGTATTATCCAATATAATCCTTTTGTCTTCCATGCATGATATCTCAAGTTGCCACTTCTTCCATGTCAACAATAACACAATTAATTCTAGAGTTTGAATTAAATTCCTTTCGtttcttgaaaaaaaaatcataattttgtgTGAGTTTAcagggaaaaaaatatatatctgaGTTAAAAATCTAGAATttccaaaagaaaataaaatccaaCAAAAAATTAGCCATTGGGATTTAGTCAATAAATGTTAAGCTACAAAACATTACGAGTGTAAAAGGTGTGCAATAACTTAGACATAATAAGCATTTATGTTCCTGACAACAAATTGTTATCTAAAGTAAAGTTGACATCATTTTGAAAGGGGAGGCCGCTTTCACAAACGTGCCGTTTTGAACACTCTCCTCTATCTCTGTTCTTGCCTCTACGGCTCTCTACATTGTTGTGTGCTGTAGCGATGGTCGCCTTGACAGAGGAGACATCACGCAACAGTCCTTCTCCACGACCTGCAAATTAAGTCTTTGTCTGTTACTTTGATAGGGAGGATCAAGTGATGAACAGTGGTACTTTATGATGATCGATGAGTGCCAAAATGAAGTAAAGTGTGTCATTTATTTACATTCAAATATGCCCTCTAATATCGACTGAATTCTAAAATTATAGACTACTGGAAAACCTGTAACAGAAtataaagtaaaaaagaaaaatgttaaAGAGTGGCATTTCGAATACCCAAAGTCACGCCAGAATGAGCCGCCCACACTGTCCGAATGGAATGTAAAACGGCATCGAGAGATATCTGCAAGTTTCAAGAAATAGCAGCTCGTCTCCGGCTATGAAAACATCATACCTTCAAGTTACGAGAAATGGCGGCGGCACCTCCTGATGTTGGGATCCAACATGAAAACCATCCACACCCATACTTTTGCCAGTAGCAGGAGCCGACTTATCATCTGCTTCAAGTAGTCACAACTTGCCGAGGAAATAAATAGTTAGCATGTGTCACACTATCTCAGGCTATTATAATTTCTGATGATATTATTACATAAATTTAACCATAAAAGTTCTTTCAAGTTTAACTTGTTGATTATTAGATTATACAACTATTAGTAAAAATAAC
This window of the Zingiber officinale cultivar Zhangliang chromosome 3B, Zo_v1.1, whole genome shotgun sequence genome carries:
- the LOC121967712 gene encoding flowering-promoting factor 1-like protein 3 — translated: MSGVWVFKNGVVRLENPGGSGEGSSGGGGGSSRRRKVLVHLPTEEVISSHEVLERYLRELGWEHYPSTPELIQYHRRSSVHLISLPRDFSRVSSVHMYDIVVKCRNVFEVRDA